One stretch of Gemmatimonadota bacterium DNA includes these proteins:
- a CDS encoding Hsp70 family protein, with amino-acid sequence IETLGGVFTRLIDRNTTIPTKKSQVFSTAADNQPSVEVHVLQGERDMALYNRTLGKFHLDGIPPAPRGMPQIEVTFDIDANGILHVSAKDMGTGKEQQIRIEASSGLSESEIDKMVKDAEVHADEDSKKKEEVEARNQADQLVYSTEKSLEEHGDKLSEEDRGAIDAALAELKTALEGSDPAAIKAATEKLTQASQKLAEVLYQQAQAEQAAAQAAQAGAAGPEGPQDGPQGPPPGAQPEGDPQAQKKKKDGAIDADYEVVN; translated from the coding sequence CATCGAGACCCTGGGCGGCGTCTTCACGCGGCTCATCGACCGGAACACGACGATCCCCACGAAGAAGAGCCAGGTCTTCTCTACCGCGGCGGACAATCAGCCGTCGGTGGAGGTGCACGTCCTTCAGGGCGAGCGCGACATGGCCCTCTACAACCGGACCCTGGGCAAGTTCCACCTGGACGGCATCCCGCCGGCGCCCCGGGGCATGCCCCAGATCGAGGTGACCTTCGACATCGACGCGAACGGCATCCTCCACGTCTCGGCCAAGGACATGGGCACGGGCAAGGAGCAGCAGATCCGCATCGAGGCGTCCAGCGGCCTGTCGGAATCCGAGATCGACAAGATGGTCAAGGACGCCGAGGTCCACGCCGACGAGGACTCGAAGAAGAAGGAAGAGGTGGAAGCCCGCAACCAGGCCGACCAGCTCGTGTACTCGACGGAGAAGTCGCTGGAAGAGCACGGGGACAAGCTATCTGAAGAGGACCGCGGCGCCATCGATGCGGCCCTGGCCGAGTTGAAGACGGCCCTGGAGGGAAGCGATCCGGCGGCCATCAAGGCGGCCACCGAGAAGCTGACCCAGGCTTCCCAGAAACTCGCGGAAGTCCTCTACCAGCAAGCCCAGGCCGAGCAGGCCGCCGCCCAGGCTGCCCAGGCGGGCGCGGCCGGTCCCGAGGGTCCGCAGGACGGTCCGCAGGGGCCGCCTCCAGGCGCCCAGCCGGAAGGCGATCCGCAGGCGCAGAAGAAGAAGAAAGACGGCGCCATCGACGCGGATTACGAGGTGGTGAACTAA
- a CDS encoding carboxylate-amine ligase has protein sequence MAQGSTSDPLSITLGVEEEFFLVDPDTRDLLPDPDPRIFEECEKNRGEHKVVAEFLRSQIETTTRVCTSVADVHAALIETRRLVIDAAAQHGAAVLAASTHPFAAWHNQVVTAGRRYEQFAMTYQQAVRELLVGGMHIHAGFGDGGSRVRVMTAMRRYLPLLHALSASSPFSSGRETGFKSYRLTLFGSMPRTGLPGPLHSWEEFEKLVEDYQRMEFIKDSSELWWDIRPSRAFPTLELRICDVCQTVDDAMSVVALYTCLVRHLMRLDLEGRLPPEPPTELIKENCWLAQRYGVVAFLGDTEGSGRLDIDEYAEALVETLSEDARAMECEDQLRHILDLIRYGTGSDRQIDHYRLRRLEGDTEEEALRAVVDLVVEETGSGLDAPTAA, from the coding sequence ATGGCACAAGGCAGCACCTCAGATCCCCTTTCCATCACACTCGGCGTCGAGGAGGAGTTCTTCCTGGTCGACCCGGATACGCGCGACCTGCTGCCCGACCCCGATCCACGGATCTTCGAGGAATGTGAGAAGAACCGCGGGGAACACAAGGTCGTGGCCGAGTTCCTCCGGTCCCAGATCGAGACCACCACCCGGGTATGCACGTCCGTGGCGGACGTCCACGCGGCCCTCATCGAGACCCGCCGCCTCGTCATCGACGCGGCCGCGCAGCACGGCGCCGCGGTGCTGGCCGCCTCCACCCATCCCTTCGCGGCCTGGCACAACCAGGTCGTCACGGCGGGGCGTCGCTACGAACAGTTCGCCATGACCTACCAGCAGGCCGTACGGGAACTGCTCGTGGGCGGGATGCACATCCACGCGGGTTTCGGCGACGGCGGCAGCCGCGTCCGGGTGATGACGGCCATGCGCCGCTACCTGCCCCTGCTTCACGCGCTCTCGGCATCCTCGCCCTTCAGCAGCGGGCGGGAGACCGGGTTCAAATCCTATCGCCTGACCCTCTTCGGCAGCATGCCGCGCACGGGACTGCCCGGGCCGCTGCACTCCTGGGAGGAATTCGAGAAACTGGTCGAAGACTACCAGCGGATGGAGTTCATCAAGGACAGCAGCGAGCTCTGGTGGGACATCCGGCCTTCCCGGGCCTTCCCTACCCTGGAACTGCGCATCTGCGACGTCTGCCAGACCGTGGACGACGCCATGAGCGTCGTGGCGCTCTACACCTGTCTCGTGCGGCACCTGATGCGTCTCGACCTGGAAGGCCGCCTTCCGCCGGAACCGCCGACGGAGCTGATCAAGGAGAACTGCTGGCTCGCCCAGCGGTACGGCGTGGTCGCGTTCCTGGGGGATACGGAGGGTTCGGGCCGGCTCGATATCGACGAGTACGCCGAAGCCCTGGTCGAAACCCTGTCCGAAGACGCGCGAGCCATGGAGTGCGAGGATCAGCTGCGCCACATTCTCGACCTCATCCGGTACGGCACCGGGTCGGATCGCCAGATCGACCACTACCGGTTGCGCCGCCTCGAAGGGGACACTGAAGAGGAAGCCCTGCGGGCCGTGGTGGATCTCGTGGTCGAGGAAACCGGAAGCGGCCTGGATGCGCCGACCGCGGCGTAA